The DNA segment TAAGAATACAAATTAAAAAAATCTCTTAAAATTACTTTTGATAGCTCGTAAAATGATGGAATTATGTACATTTTCATAAAAAAAGACAAATAGTTAGGTTTAAGGTATGAAAAAAAGATTATCAACTGTGGACGAGACAGAGATTAACAGGATAGTAACTGCAGCTCTGTTCCATGATATTGGTAAGTTCAGCCAGCGGGCCGGAGAAGGACTGACCGGCAAATACGAAGCCTTTAACGAGGAAAAGTATGGCAAAAACGGGGCGCACGCCAAATGGAGCGCTCAGTTCATTAATCAATACTTCCCTGATGTTATAGTTGAAGACCTCGTCCTTTGTCATCATAATCCTGCCGCATCTGCTTCAAAGAACTATGCAAAGATCATTCAGGATGCAGACCGTCTCTCTTCGGCAATGGACCGAAGAGAGAGGAAAGATAAAGAAAAGGGCGATGTCAGGAAAGAACCGTTAAAAAGCATTTTTCCATCCATCGGAAAAAAGAATGAGACTGGGACTGACAATGCGATGTACTACCCGGTTTCAGAACTTGATCTTAGTGAGAATATATTTCCAAAAAGTCTGGATGAAATTAAAAGGTATAACTATACATTCAGAGAACAGTATAAAAGGCTCTGGAAAGGATTTACGGAACAATGCAGAAATCTGGACAAAAAACCCGATGTCGGGACAACCCTTGCTCTTCTGAAGAGATATACTTCCAAGATTCCATCCGCAGTATATGTCAATGATCCGGATATCCCGTTGTTTGACCATTCAAAGACAACCGCCGCTATTGCACATGCACTTGCAGCGTCCAGCGATAAAACCCGGCCGTACCTCCTTATTCAGGGGGACATCTCCGGGATTCAGGACTTCATATTTAATGTGGTCACACCCGAGGATGCACGGAAAAAAATGGCGAAAAGGCTTAGGGGAAGATCCTTCTGGCTTGTATTGTTTTCAGATGCCATAGTCACAGAAATTTGCAGAGAACTGACACTGACGCCGGTATCGGTGCTATGGGACACTGGCGGAAAATTTGTAATCCTAGCACCGAACACCCCTGAAAATCGTGACATGGTTGAAAAGCTTGCGGCAAAAGTCAACAGGGAGCTCCTTCAGAAATTCGGAGGAAGGATATATCTTGCAACAGGACTTGTCGATGCCGGAAAGGACGATATACGTGAATTCCAAACAACACTTAGAAGACTTACTGAAGAAGTGGCAAAAAAGAAGTCACAAAAATTTCTTGACTGCGGAATAAGATTTGAACCTGTCGGGCAGAACGCGTCAATTAAAAAGTTTTGTCCTGTCTGCGGAAGCTTACTTGACGATCAAGATCACTGCCGGTCCTGTCTGGTTCATGATTATATCGGGACAAAAATTGCAGGGTCTGAATATCTAGTCAGGAGAAGGGATGCATCTCTGCCGGTTTCATATAGAGACTACGGTCTGAATGTTTCTTATGATCTCATAAAAGCAGAAAAAAAAGTTTATGACAGCAATACAGATGTTTTTTCGTTAAACAGTACTGATTTCACAGTGAAAGGTAAAGGAGAGAGAGGATTCAGGTTTATCGGAAATACTGTCCCGAAGTACAATAAGGAGATCCTTACTTTCAGTGATATAGCAAAGCTTTCAAAAGGGGCACCAAAACTGGGAATTCTGAAAGCAGATGTAGACAACCTGGGGAAACTTTTTGCATTTGGAATTCCTGAAAATGACAGAAGTATTTCAAGAATTCATACATTCAGCGATCAGCTCCAGCTTTTCTTTGCAGGATACCTGAACAGAATCTGTGAAGAGTTCTGTGTTTATCATGATCTTTGTTCCGAATGCGCTGAAAAGTTCAGAAACGATATTATAAAGATAACCCGTGAGAGAGAAGACGGCGGAAAACCCCAGAAATTTGAATTTTACAGGCTTTCAAAAGATGAAAAACCCTGTGAGAAATGTTTGGGTAAAAAGATTCCTGCCGTATATATCACATATTCTGGCGGGGACGATCTCCTGATAATTGCACCGTGGGACATCGCATTAGAGCTTGCCGGAAAAATATATTCTGAATTCAGGCGTTTTACATGTGAAAATCCTGTGATTACACTTTCTGCGGGAGTTGAGATAACTTCTCCCAGACTGCCGATCTCCCGTGGGGTTGCATATGCCGACATGCGTCTTGAGAATGCTAAAGAGAATGGAAAAAACAGGATTTCAGTCTTCGACGAATGCCTGATCTGGAAAGATGAAGAACTGACTTCCCATGAAAAGAGCTATTTCAGGGTTATTGAGACTGCAAGAGATCTTGAAGATGCAGTTTGCCTAAATAAGGTGTCCAGAGGGATGATCTATTCCTTCCTGAGGCTGTGGAATCAGACATGGGGTGATACTACTAAAACCGGGTGCACCTTTGAGAATGCGATGAATGCAAGAGTGAACAGGAAACGGTTCGTGCCTCACCTGAAGTATATGATGAAACGCAATATCAGGGACACTGCGGTAAGAAGTGAAGTCGAAAAATTGATCTCGCCTGATATGTTTGGGTGGATCAAACTGCCTGTCTACTGGACAAGCCTTAGAATGAGAAAGAGAGAGGAGATGTGAAGAGATGAGTTATGAAAGATCGAGATATAAAAATGAGTATGAACCAAAACAAAATTCCAGACGTGGGAATAGTGAATTTGAGGATATTCTTAAGCCGCTTAAAGAAGCTCCTGATCTGGGTTCCATCTCGATTGAGGATATTGCAAAGCCGGACGGGATTGCTGAAAAAGTTGCAAAACAGCTTAAATCCAACAGATCAGAGCTGAATCCAACGCAGCTCCGAAAATATTTTGACAGTATCATTAAGATTCAGGAAAAGATCTCAGAATCCGGCTGGGAGTCTGCAAAATCCGGCTACTATATGCTCTATCCCACACTTGCGTATGCAAAAGGAAGAAAGACGATTCCCGGAGATTTCTATAATTTCTGTACTTTATGTCTCGATAAAATCCCTTCTAAAACTGGAGATCAGGCTTCTGCAGAAAATTTCAAAAAATTCGTATCGGTTATGGAATCGCTGGTTGCATACTCCAAGTATTATGAGAAGGAGTGAATGAAATGGATTTTAAGAGAAACTATCTGATAAAAGGAAAGATTAACTGCAAAACAGGCATTCATATCGGAGGGATAGCCGAATCCATAAAGATCGGCGGTACTGATTCTCCGGTTGTAATTGACAGGATATCAGGACTGCCCTATATTCCCGGTTCATCCATAAAAGGAAAGATGAGATCTCTTCTTGAACAGAGAAACATGGATAAATGGGGAGGAAAAAACGGAGGGGTTCATAATTGTGATAAGGAAGACTGTGACCTCTGTGTAACCTTCGGGCGTGGAGCAAAGGACGGGTTTTTGTCAGGTCCGACCAGGCTTATAGTGAGGGATTCTTTCCCTGACGTTGCCACTAAGGATCTATGGGAATCCAAAGAGGATATCATGCACGGGACAGAAGTGAAAGGAGAAAATTTCCTGAATCGGATTTCTTCAGCGGCAACTCCAAGATTTATCGAGCGTGTGCCCGCCGGTTCAAAATTTGATTTTGAAATGATCTTTTCAGAGTATGAAGAGAAGGATAAGGAAAGACTGAAGATCATCTTTGAAGCGATGGACATGCTTGAGGACAACTATCTGGGAGCGTCCGGTTCAAGGGGGTATGGGAAGATAAGTTTTGAAGATGTGGAACTTCTCGAAAAGACTAAGGACTCATATATAGAAGGCAGGGACTGGACAACAGTCAAGTCAGCAGAAGGAAAGAGCAGAGTGCGTGAGATCAGGCAGGCGCTTTAAATTCCGATAATTTTGGAAGTGGCGCAATGTATGCAGTATACATATATCCTGAATCGCTTTTTCCGTCAAGCATCCCGTCTAATACAATATTCGGAGCACTATGCAGTGCATTTTCAGAGTTAGGCTTTGATGTGGATGGATTGCTGAGTTGTTATCCTGACAATCCGCCGTTTCTTATGTCTTCTGGCATACCGTGTGAGAAGAGAGACAACGGGTCAGTTGTGCA comes from the Methanomicrobium sp. W14 genome and includes:
- the cas10 gene encoding type III-A CRISPR-associated protein Cas10/Csm1 — its product is MKKRLSTVDETEINRIVTAALFHDIGKFSQRAGEGLTGKYEAFNEEKYGKNGAHAKWSAQFINQYFPDVIVEDLVLCHHNPAASASKNYAKIIQDADRLSSAMDRRERKDKEKGDVRKEPLKSIFPSIGKKNETGTDNAMYYPVSELDLSENIFPKSLDEIKRYNYTFREQYKRLWKGFTEQCRNLDKKPDVGTTLALLKRYTSKIPSAVYVNDPDIPLFDHSKTTAAIAHALAASSDKTRPYLLIQGDISGIQDFIFNVVTPEDARKKMAKRLRGRSFWLVLFSDAIVTEICRELTLTPVSVLWDTGGKFVILAPNTPENRDMVEKLAAKVNRELLQKFGGRIYLATGLVDAGKDDIREFQTTLRRLTEEVAKKKSQKFLDCGIRFEPVGQNASIKKFCPVCGSLLDDQDHCRSCLVHDYIGTKIAGSEYLVRRRDASLPVSYRDYGLNVSYDLIKAEKKVYDSNTDVFSLNSTDFTVKGKGERGFRFIGNTVPKYNKEILTFSDIAKLSKGAPKLGILKADVDNLGKLFAFGIPENDRSISRIHTFSDQLQLFFAGYLNRICEEFCVYHDLCSECAEKFRNDIIKITREREDGGKPQKFEFYRLSKDEKPCEKCLGKKIPAVYITYSGGDDLLIIAPWDIALELAGKIYSEFRRFTCENPVITLSAGVEITSPRLPISRGVAYADMRLENAKENGKNRISVFDECLIWKDEELTSHEKSYFRVIETARDLEDAVCLNKVSRGMIYSFLRLWNQTWGDTTKTGCTFENAMNARVNRKRFVPHLKYMMKRNIRDTAVRSEVEKLISPDMFGWIKLPVYWTSLRMRKREEM
- the csm3 gene encoding type III-A CRISPR-associated RAMP protein Csm3; translated protein: MDFKRNYLIKGKINCKTGIHIGGIAESIKIGGTDSPVVIDRISGLPYIPGSSIKGKMRSLLEQRNMDKWGGKNGGVHNCDKEDCDLCVTFGRGAKDGFLSGPTRLIVRDSFPDVATKDLWESKEDIMHGTEVKGENFLNRISSAATPRFIERVPAGSKFDFEMIFSEYEEKDKERLKIIFEAMDMLEDNYLGASGSRGYGKISFEDVELLEKTKDSYIEGRDWTTVKSAEGKSRVREIRQAL
- the csm2 gene encoding type III-A CRISPR-associated protein Csm2 gives rise to the protein MSYERSRYKNEYEPKQNSRRGNSEFEDILKPLKEAPDLGSISIEDIAKPDGIAEKVAKQLKSNRSELNPTQLRKYFDSIIKIQEKISESGWESAKSGYYMLYPTLAYAKGRKTIPGDFYNFCTLCLDKIPSKTGDQASAENFKKFVSVMESLVAYSKYYEKE